A genomic stretch from Bos javanicus breed banteng chromosome 3, ARS-OSU_banteng_1.0, whole genome shotgun sequence includes:
- the ZNF691 gene encoding zinc finger protein 691, with product MGSEKEQSPEQHLPEEGERGNKPWRVDDSKVPDGEKEPGQASPSEAPQGPSPEESTEEVAVSAAEPEDLSAHRRPEVDEKPFVCVQCGKTFNNTSNLRTHQRIHTGEKPYQCSECGKSFSRSSNRIRHERIHLEEKHYKCPNCEQSFRRHADLTTHQQDHLGRRPFRCDLCGKSFGQSSALAVHYRTHLEPAPYICCECGKSFSNSSSFGVHHRTHTGERPYECTECGRTFSDISNFGAHQRTHRGEKPYRCTACGKHFSRSSNLIRHQKTHRGEQAGRESS from the coding sequence ATGGGCAGTGAGAAGGAGCAGAGCCCAGAACAGCACCTGCCCGAGGAAGGGGAACGGGGTAATAAGCCCTGGAGAGTGGATGACTCCAAGGTACCTGATGGGGAAAAAGAGCCTGGGCAAGCAAGCCCGTCGGAGGCGCCACAAGGGCCCAGTCCAGAAGAGTCCACGGAGGAAGTCGCTGTCTCTGCTGCAGAGCCGGAGGACCTCTCTGCTCATCGGAGGCCCGAGGTGGATGAGAAGCCCTTTGTATGTGTCCAGTGTGGCAAAACCTTCAACAACACCTCCAACCTGAGGACGCACCAGCGCATCCACACGGGCGAGAAGCCTTACCAGTGTTCCGAGTGCGGTAAGAGCTTCTCCAGAAGCTCCAACCGGATCCGGCACGAGCGCATCCACCTGGAGGAGAAGCACTACAAGTGCCCCAACTGCGAGCAGAGCTTCCGGCGGCACGCGGACCTCACCACGCACCAGCAGGACCACCTGGGCCGGCGGCCCTTCCGCTGCGACCTCTGTGGCAAGAGCTTCGGCCAGAGCTCGGCGCTGGCGGTGCACTACCGGACCCACCTGGAGCCCGCGCCCTACATCTGCTGCGAGTGCGGGAAGAGCTTCAGCAACAGCTCCAGCTTCGGCGTGCACCACCGCACCCACACGGGCGAGCGGCCCTACGAGTGCACCGAGTGCGGGCGGACCTTCAGCGACATCTCCAACTTCGGGGCGCACCAGCGGACCCACAGGGGCGAGAAGCCCTACCGGTGCACCGCGTGCGGGAAGCATTTCTCCCGCAGCTCCAATCTCATCCGCCACCAGAAAACACACCGGGGAGAGCAGGCCGGGAGAGAGTCCAGCTGA